GAGGATCGCCTCGGACACCTCGACGTGCGTCGCAGGGATCGTCAGATTGACGACGATCTCGATGTCGGGGTGGTCGAGCACGACGTCGACCCCGCCCGCCGAGGGAACGCCGTACTTGGCGGCCTGCTCACGTGCGCGGTCTTCGAGGAGGTCGCCGATGGCGAGCACCCGCACGTCGGGGAAGCTCGTGAGGTGGGTGAGGTACTGGTCGCTGATGTTTCCCGCGCCGATGAGGCCGACGCCGACGGGACCCGACGACGCCATCAGCGGACGATCCCGTCGAGGTAGACGCGGCTCTTCTCGATCGCGTCGTAGAGGTCGCCGTTGTAGTGATCGAACTCGACGATCGCGAGCTCGAGTGCGGGGGCCGCCTCGATGGCCTCGGCCAGCGGCACGACGCCCTCGCCGGCGGGCACCTGATCGGCCGGGGGATAGGCGGCGAGGGCCTCGGCGTCGAGCGTGCCGTCCTTGGCATGAACCGCGACCACGCGGTCGCCGAGGCGCTGCAGGAGCTCGACCGGGTCGACTCCGCCCCGCTGAACCCAGTACAGGTCGACCTCGAGCACGACGCGCGGGTCGAGGAGGCCGGCGAGCACTTCGAGGCCCGTCGTGCCGTCGAAGGTCGCCTCGAGCTCGTGCGCATGGTTGTGGTAGCCGACGCGGATGCCCTCGGTCGCGCCGATCTCGGCGGCGGCGTTGAGCAGGCGCGCGGTCTCTTCGATCTGCTCGACCGACTGCCAGCGCTCGGGCGCCGTGTAGGGGTCGATCACGATCTCCATCCCGAGCGTCTTCGCGGCGGCGAAGACCTCGGCCGGAGGCGGCACGGGCAGCGAGGTTCCGCTGCCGTCCGGATTGACGAACGACTCGGACGCGAGGAACGCGTGGCCCGATGGCGCCGCGATGCCGTGCGCCGTCAGCGCCGCGGCGAGGGGCTCGGCGCGACGGACGAAGTCGTAGGGCTCGGCGGCGGTGAAACCGCGGGCGGCGACCTCGGCCAGGGTGCCGTCGAGGTCGCTCTCGAGCGCCTCGCGGAGGGTGAACAGCTGGATGGACGTGAGGACCGGCATCGGTCAGCGCTCCTAGATTCGGCGATGAAAGGGACGAGGCATCCGCTCGTGCACGGTCAACGTAGCACAGAAAACCTCCGCGTGGAGGTTTTTCCGGATAGGATGCCGACATGACCGACGATGCCCCTCCGGCCCGTTCCCGCGGGTCGTATGCCAAGGGCGTCGCACGCCGGCAGGAGATCCTCGACCGGGCGATCGAGGTGTTCGCCGAGCGCGGGTCCGACAAGACGAGCCTGCGGTCGATCGCGCAGGAGGTCGGGGTGACGCACGCCGCGCTCACCCACTACTTCGGGTCACTCGAGGAACTGCTCGTCGAGGTGTACCGCGAGTCGGAGAGGCGAGGCGACAGGCTCGATCCGCATCCCCCCGAAGCGACGCCGATCGCGATGATGCAGGAGTCCGCGCGGCGCAATCGCGCCGTCGCAGGCCTCGTGCAGCTCTACTCGACCCTTGTGGCGGCCGCGCTCGAAGAGGGGCACCCGGCCGCACGGGAGTTCGCCACCACGCGCTTCGCAGTGCTGCGCCACGACATCGCCGAACGTGTGCGGATCAACCAGGCAGAGGGCGTGCTGCGCGACGATGTCGACCCCGAGGCGGTGGCGGCACTCGTGATCGCGGCATCCGACGGCCTGCAGACCCAGTGGCTGCTCGACCCGGACGCTCCGCAGGACGCGGCGCTCGCGCTGCTGGAGAAGCTGCTCGCGCACCCCTGAGCGGGCTCCCCTTCCCCTTCCATTTTACGGGCGGGACGGGGGCTTGCGGCAAGGGCCCCCCGAGGGGGCAGAATCGATCCCCGCTTCGCTCTCGGCGCGCCCATCGGCCGCGTCGCTGAGCGTCCTCGGAAGTGGAGCCACCCCATGACACCCCTCACCACCAGCGCCTTCGACCTGCCCCCGAACCTCGCCGCCAAGGCGGACCCGGCTCTCATCGAGACCGACGAGCGCCACTTCGTCGCGATCGCCGAGAGCCTCGCGGAGACCCTCGCCGAGCTCTCCGAACGACTCGACGCCCTCCGTCTCCTGCCCGGCGGCAAGGGGCAGGCCGCCCTGGAACGCGACCTCGAGATCCACCGCGTGAGCGCACGCCTGCGGGCTCTGCGCCGCTTCAGCCTCGACCTGTGCCTCGGGCGCATCGTGCCCGAGGGCGGCGGAGAGCCCGTGTACATCGGACGCTTCGGGTTGACCGACAGCGCGGGGCGTCGCCTGCTGGTCGACTGGCGCGCGCCCGCGGCCGAGCCCTTCTTCGCGGCGACGCACGCCCACCCCCAGGGCCTGGCGAGCCGCCGGCGCTATCGCTGGGGAAGCGGCCGGGTGCGTGACTACTGGGACGAGGTGTTCACGCCGGCGGGCCTCGAGTCCCAAGCCGCGCTCGATGACCAGTCGGCCTTCATCGCGAGCCTCGGAGCCGACCGGTCGGCGCGCATGCGCGACGTGCTCGGCACGATCCAGGCCGACCAGGACGCGATCATCCGCGCGGGCTCCGAGGGCGCGCTCGTCGTCGACGGCGGGCCGGGTACTGGCAAGACGGTCGTGGCGCTGCACCGCGCCGCGTACCTCCTCTACGCCGACCCCCGCCTCGGCGAAGGGAGCGGCGGCGTGCTCTTCGTCGGACCGCACGAGCAGTACCTCGCCTACGTCTCGGACGTCCTGCCGAGCCTCGGCGAGGAGTCCGTGCAGACCTGCATGGTGCGCGATCTCGTGCGGGAGGGTGCGGCGGCGCGGCCCGAGGCCGACCCGGTCGTCGCTCGGCTCAAGGCCGATGCGCGCATGGTCGACGCCATCGAGCCGGCCGTGGCCCTCTACGAGGAGCCGCCGACGAAGGCCCTCGTGATCGAGACGCCGTGGACCGAGCTCGTTCTGACCCCGGACGACTGGGCTGAGGCGTTCGCCTCGCCGGAGCCCGGCACGCCGCACAACGAGGCGCGCGACCAGGTGTGGGAGACAGTGCTCGAGATCCTCGGCGACCAGGTGGGCGAACGGCTCGGCGACGACGACGCCCCGCCGCCGCACCAGCTGCGCCGTGTGCTCGCCCGCCACGAGGAGCTGTCCCGCGCCTTTCAGCGCTCGTGGCCGCTGATCGAGGCATCCGTCGTCGTCGCCGACCTGTGGTCGGTCCCCGCGTACCTGCGCCGCTGCGCTCCGTGGCTCACGGCCGGCGAGGTCGCGCTCCTGCAGCGGACGGATGCCTCGGCCTGGACCGAGTCGGACCTCCCGCTCCTAGACGCCGCCCGCCAGCGCCTGGGTGACCCGGCCGCCTCCCGGCGCCGGCAGCAGCGCGAGGCGACGCTCGCGGCCGAGCGGGCCGAGCGCGAGCGGGTCGCCGACGAGCTGATCGCCGCAGACGACTCCGAGATGATGATCATGACGATGCTGCGGGGGCAAGACTTCGTGAACTCGCTGGACGACGAGTCCGGGGTCGTGCGGGCCGACGCGGACCTGCTGGCGGGTCCGTTCGCGCACATCATCGTCGACGAGGCTCAGGAGCTGACCGATGCGCAGTGGCGGATGCTGCTGAGCCGCTGCCCGTCGCGCAGTTTCACGATCGTCGGCGACCGCGCGCAGGCGCGGCACGGCTTCACGGAGTCGTGGGAGGAGCGACTCGCCGGGATCGGACTGCGAGATGTCTCGCTGGCGGCGCTCACGATCAACTACCGCACTCCCGAAGAGGTCATGGCGGCGGCCGAGCCCGTCATCCGCGCTGCGATCCCCGATGCCAACGTGCCGACATCGATCCGTGCGGCGGGTGTGCCCGTCCGCTACGGGCCGGCGTCGGAGCGCGACGCGATCGTCGCGGAGTGGCTCGCCGCGCACGCCGAGGGCGAGGGGGTCGCGTGCGTCATCGGCGATCCGTCGTTCGGCGATTCGGCGCGCGTGCGCTCGCTCGACCCCGAGCACGTCAAGGGCCTCGAGTTCGATCTCGTGGTGGTCGTCGATCCCGACGACTTCGGCGGAGGGATCGAGGGCGCGGTCGACCGCTATGTCGCGATGACGCGGGCGACGCAGCAGCTCGCGATTCTCACGAGCTGACCCCCGTCGTCTTCGCGGGGTCGAGGCATCCGTCGACCGCCGCACTTTCCTGCGAACGCGGCGTCGCCCGACGGGGCGTTCGCAGGAAAGTGCGGCCCTCGAGACGGCCGGCCCGTGCGGCGCGTGCCCCGGTGCGCACGGAACAAGTACGGTCGAAGCATGGCCGTGCGGGATGACGAGGTCGATCTGCTCATCGACGCGTGGTCGCAGCGGCTGCCCGACGTCGACCTCACGCCCCTCGACGTCATGTCGCGGCTGCGTCGCGTCGCGGCACGCCTCGCTCGCCTCCGCGCGAGCGCGTTCCGCACGGCGAAGCTCGCGGCATGGGAGTTCGACGTGCTCGCGGCCCTCCGCCGCGCCGATCCGCCGCACCAGCTCGCGCCGGCGCAGCTCATCGAGCGGACGATGACGAGCAGCGCCGGCATGTCCGCGCGGCTCGCAAGCCTCATGGAGCGCGGCCTCATCGAGCGCAAGCGCAACCCGAACGATGGGCGCAGCATCCTGGTCCGCATCACCGACGAGGGAACGACCCGGGTCGACCTCGCCATGCGCGAGCTCGTGCGACGCGAGGAGGAGGCGCTCGCCGAGCTGTCGCCCCGCGACCGCGCGACCCTGATCGAGCTGCTGCGCGTGCTGATGGACGACGTGCCCGACGCGGGCGACGGGGAGGACGCCGAGCCCGACGTGGGCTAGCGGTAGCTCGGGGATCGCGGTCGTCAGCCCGCCGTCGACGAGTGCGGTCGAGGGCACGCGCGCCTCCCGCGCGATGCCGCGCAGGCTCACACCGAGTCCGGGAGGATCGGATGCCGCGACTGCCTGCATGCAGACATTCGATCAACCGCGCACTCCGCGCCGCAACGACTCGGCGGGATCGGCTCGCCGGGCGTCAGACCTCGTTCCGGCTCCCCCGGCGTATCAGGATGAGCAGTGCGCCGCCGACGACGAGGAGAAGCGCGAAGGCGAGACCCGACCACGGTGCGCCGAGACCCGTCGGGGGAGCCCGCCCGAGGCTGCCGGCGGACTCGACGGGGGAGCGGGCGGGGCGTTCAGCTGCACGCTGGACTCGCCCGACTCGACGGTCAGACCTTCGGCGCCGCCGAAGGCCGTCGCGGTCGCGGTGTCGCCGATGCGCCCGCGCTCGTACGCCGTCGGCGACACGATCATCGTGGCGTGGCACGTCATCGACTCGCCGGGTGCGAGCGTCGTCTGCGGGCAGGCCGGCGGTG
This genomic interval from Microbacterium sp. 4R-513 contains the following:
- the helR gene encoding RNA polymerase recycling motor ATPase HelR — encoded protein: MTPLTTSAFDLPPNLAAKADPALIETDERHFVAIAESLAETLAELSERLDALRLLPGGKGQAALERDLEIHRVSARLRALRRFSLDLCLGRIVPEGGGEPVYIGRFGLTDSAGRRLLVDWRAPAAEPFFAATHAHPQGLASRRRYRWGSGRVRDYWDEVFTPAGLESQAALDDQSAFIASLGADRSARMRDVLGTIQADQDAIIRAGSEGALVVDGGPGTGKTVVALHRAAYLLYADPRLGEGSGGVLFVGPHEQYLAYVSDVLPSLGEESVQTCMVRDLVREGAAARPEADPVVARLKADARMVDAIEPAVALYEEPPTKALVIETPWTELVLTPDDWAEAFASPEPGTPHNEARDQVWETVLEILGDQVGERLGDDDAPPPHQLRRVLARHEELSRAFQRSWPLIEASVVVADLWSVPAYLRRCAPWLTAGEVALLQRTDASAWTESDLPLLDAARQRLGDPAASRRRQQREATLAAERAERERVADELIAADDSEMMIMTMLRGQDFVNSLDDESGVVRADADLLAGPFAHIIVDEAQELTDAQWRMLLSRCPSRSFTIVGDRAQARHGFTESWEERLAGIGLRDVSLAALTINYRTPEEVMAAAEPVIRAAIPDANVPTSIRAAGVPVRYGPASERDAIVAEWLAAHAEGEGVACVIGDPSFGDSARVRSLDPEHVKGLEFDLVVVVDPDDFGGGIEGAVDRYVAMTRATQQLAILTS
- a CDS encoding sugar phosphate isomerase/epimerase — protein: MPVLTSIQLFTLREALESDLDGTLAEVAARGFTAAEPYDFVRRAEPLAAALTAHGIAAPSGHAFLASESFVNPDGSGTSLPVPPPAEVFAAAKTLGMEIVIDPYTAPERWQSVEQIEETARLLNAAAEIGATEGIRVGYHNHAHELEATFDGTTGLEVLAGLLDPRVVLEVDLYWVQRGGVDPVELLQRLGDRVVAVHAKDGTLDAEALAAYPPADQVPAGEGVVPLAEAIEAAPALELAIVEFDHYNGDLYDAIEKSRVYLDGIVR
- a CDS encoding MarR family transcriptional regulator; protein product: MAVRDDEVDLLIDAWSQRLPDVDLTPLDVMSRLRRVAARLARLRASAFRTAKLAAWEFDVLAALRRADPPHQLAPAQLIERTMTSSAGMSARLASLMERGLIERKRNPNDGRSILVRITDEGTTRVDLAMRELVRREEEALAELSPRDRATLIELLRVLMDDVPDAGDGEDAEPDVG
- a CDS encoding TetR/AcrR family transcriptional regulator: MTDDAPPARSRGSYAKGVARRQEILDRAIEVFAERGSDKTSLRSIAQEVGVTHAALTHYFGSLEELLVEVYRESERRGDRLDPHPPEATPIAMMQESARRNRAVAGLVQLYSTLVAAALEEGHPAAREFATTRFAVLRHDIAERVRINQAEGVLRDDVDPEAVAALVIAASDGLQTQWLLDPDAPQDAALALLEKLLAHP